One genomic region from Mycoplasmopsis columbina encodes:
- a CDS encoding YneF family protein codes for MISTGGWIGIIIAVAVVCALVGALVAFIAAKKGFEKQIKENPPITEKMIRAMYLQMGRKASEAQIKAVMRSMTNAKHDK; via the coding sequence ATGATTTCAACTGGTGGATGAATTGGTATTATTATTGCTGTAGCTGTTGTCTGTGCTTTAGTAGGAGCTCTTGTAGCCTTCATAGCTGCAAAAAAAGGATTTGAAAAACAAATTAAAGAAAATCCTCCTATTACAGAAAAAATGATTAGAGCAATGTATCTTCAGATGGGAAGAAAAGCTTCAGAGGCTCAAATCAAAGCAGTTATGCGTTCAATGACAAATGCAAAACATGACAAATAA
- a CDS encoding M42 family metallopeptidase, producing the protein MSINKELFKKQLVKYMALEGPSRYETLVAKELVNNINKEKFNVSYDNFGSVILHKKSKNANAPKVMIAAHMDEVGYAVRSIEKTGQLLLEPIGGIWPSVVIGTKAFLLTKKGRFTGIFGHTSIHILEPEKREKAIKNKELYADFGFKSKDEAIEKGVEIGDIVLLSGELVEFDNPDLIAGKAMDNRAGVCVLEYIAHEIADIDLDIDLYLVGTVQEEVGTRGAKTTVKLINPQIAIALDTTSSHDTLGTISGTTKLGEGAALRIMDGAMMADPKLVKYLCSVGEEKNIKHYKFISMGGGTDASELQYATGGAATITISLPQRYLHSPIGMCNLNDLIAAGDLLSEFLKKITQKDYENLIKYS; encoded by the coding sequence ATGTCAATTAACAAAGAATTATTTAAAAAACAATTAGTAAAATATATGGCTCTTGAAGGCCCTAGTAGATATGAAACTCTTGTTGCTAAAGAGTTGGTAAATAACATCAATAAAGAAAAATTTAATGTTAGTTATGATAATTTTGGATCAGTTATTTTGCACAAAAAATCAAAAAATGCTAATGCTCCTAAAGTAATGATTGCTGCTCACATGGATGAAGTGGGATATGCTGTAAGAAGTATAGAAAAAACTGGACAATTATTATTGGAACCAATTGGTGGAATTTGACCAAGTGTTGTAATTGGAACTAAAGCATTTCTTTTAACCAAAAAAGGTAGATTTACAGGTATTTTTGGACATACATCAATTCATATATTAGAACCTGAAAAAAGAGAAAAAGCAATAAAAAATAAAGAACTTTATGCCGATTTTGGATTTAAATCAAAAGATGAAGCTATAGAAAAAGGCGTTGAAATAGGTGATATTGTTTTATTAAGTGGTGAATTAGTCGAATTTGACAATCCAGATTTAATTGCCGGTAAAGCAATGGATAATCGTGCCGGAGTATGTGTTCTAGAATACATAGCTCATGAAATTGCTGATATAGATTTAGATATTGATTTATATTTAGTTGGAACTGTGCAAGAAGAAGTTGGAACTCGTGGTGCTAAAACTACTGTAAAACTAATTAATCCGCAAATTGCAATTGCTTTAGATACAACTTCTAGTCATGATACATTAGGCACAATTTCTGGAACAACCAAATTAGGAGAAGGCGCTGCTTTAAGAATTATGGATGGTGCAATGATGGCTGATCCTAAATTAGTTAAATATTTATGCTCAGTTGGTGAAGAAAAAAATATAAAACATTATAAATTTATTTCTATGGGTGGAGGAACTGATGCTTCTGAATTGCAATATGCAACAGGAGGAGCTGCAACAATCACAATTTCTCTTCCACAACGTTACTTGCATTCGCCAATAGGCATGTGTAATTTAAATGACTTAATTGCAGCTGGTGATTTATTAAGCGAATTTCTTAAAAAAATCACTCAAAAAGATTATGAAAATTTAATTAAATATTCATAA
- a CDS encoding M17 family metallopeptidase codes for MESNLKYLVERDEKMRLKAYYQYKKEPKLCTVTSHKNGHITDYFEIESSYIFLDKKFKTYDDLVNLIDTKIVTAPRGYQIDLESFTSDDLNFEDVLKAFVSRLVFYEARLFSKKKEQINKNEFSLLFPSYEYESLFQRYLTIAQARNDVRNLQIMPENYCNSEQLAKYIQDDFQNIEHLSVKVLSKKEIEELGMGLLLSVNRGSTFEPRVVIVEYTPRPEVKDKVAIVGKGITFDTGGVNTKGYYMEGMKYDMSGSVIAAYAVKALAQLKIKKNAAAVMMITDNRQDGNASLPENVYQAMSGHSVEVTDTDAEGRLVLADGLYYAATKLEPTALVDVATLTGTMVRVLGSAYTGVYATDDKLWNLFNQAAKAGREKVWRMPMHNDFHETNTESLVADLNNYSSSGKSDCNSAAMFLKEFTNKVPFIHCDVAGTADIKGKPQGVLVDTLVEFLASYQVKKVS; via the coding sequence ATGGAAAGTAATTTAAAATACTTAGTTGAACGTGATGAAAAGATGAGATTAAAAGCTTACTATCAGTATAAAAAAGAACCAAAATTATGCACTGTTACAAGTCATAAAAATGGACATATTACTGATTATTTTGAAATTGAAAGTAGCTATATTTTTCTCGATAAAAAATTTAAAACCTATGATGATTTAGTTAATTTAATTGATACAAAAATTGTGACAGCTCCAAGAGGTTATCAAATTGATTTAGAATCATTTACATCTGATGATTTAAATTTTGAAGATGTTTTAAAAGCCTTTGTTTCTCGTTTAGTTTTTTATGAAGCAAGACTATTTAGTAAAAAGAAAGAACAAATTAATAAAAACGAATTTAGTTTACTTTTTCCATCTTATGAATATGAAAGTTTATTCCAAAGATATTTAACTATTGCACAAGCAAGAAATGATGTAAGAAATTTACAAATTATGCCTGAAAACTATTGTAATTCAGAACAATTAGCAAAATATATTCAAGATGATTTTCAAAATATTGAACATTTAAGTGTAAAAGTTTTAAGCAAAAAAGAAATTGAAGAACTAGGAATGGGTCTTTTACTTTCAGTTAATAGAGGCTCAACTTTTGAGCCACGTGTGGTTATTGTTGAATATACTCCAAGACCAGAAGTAAAAGATAAAGTTGCAATTGTTGGGAAAGGTATAACTTTTGATACTGGTGGTGTAAACACTAAAGGCTATTACATGGAAGGCATGAAATATGATATGTCAGGATCAGTAATTGCGGCTTATGCTGTCAAAGCTTTAGCACAGTTAAAAATTAAAAAGAATGCAGCAGCAGTTATGATGATTACTGATAATAGACAAGATGGCAATGCATCATTACCAGAAAATGTTTATCAAGCAATGTCAGGTCATAGCGTAGAGGTCACAGATACAGATGCAGAAGGAAGATTGGTTTTAGCTGATGGATTATACTATGCTGCAACAAAACTAGAGCCAACTGCGCTAGTTGATGTAGCAACTTTAACAGGTACAATGGTTAGGGTTTTAGGTTCTGCATATACCGGAGTTTATGCAACCGACGATAAATTGTGAAATTTATTTAACCAAGCAGCCAAAGCAGGAAGAGAAAAAGTTTGAAGAATGCCAATGCATAATGATTTTCATGAAACAAATACTGAAAGTTTAGTAGCTGATTTAAACAATTATTCTTCTTCTGGAAAATCAGATTGCAATAGTGCAGCTATGTTTTTAAAAGAATTTACCAATAAAGTTCCTTTTATTCATTGTGACGTTGCTGGAACTGCAGACATTAAAGGAAAACCACAGGGTGTTTTAGTTGATACTTTAGTTGAATTTTTAGCCTCATATCAAGTTAAAAAAGTAAGTTAA
- a CDS encoding deoxyribonuclease IV, whose product MIKIGSHVSFNKPTYLTGAIEQSLKNGANAAMIYLGAPQNTIRADVSLYKKEEYLKDYAHLIKSEDIVVHAPYIINPSNPDKQEFAINFLVQEIKRMNYFGAKYLVLHPGAYTKFNPESALNTLIKTLEEVLKQTNDVVICIETMAGKGTEVGVNFDQLSYLIRTLDNERIQMCLDTCHIWDAGYNIKNYDEFKAELKKYDLLKHIKVIHLNDSKNDVNSHKDRHANINQGFIGLETLAKFVHDKDFDNVPIILETPIPESGSIYKEEITILLNSK is encoded by the coding sequence ATGATTAAAATAGGTTCGCATGTTTCATTTAATAAACCAACATATTTGACAGGAGCAATAGAACAAAGTTTAAAAAATGGGGCTAATGCTGCAATGATTTATTTAGGTGCACCACAGAATACAATAAGAGCGGATGTTTCTCTATATAAAAAAGAGGAATATTTAAAAGATTATGCACATCTAATCAAGTCAGAAGATATTGTGGTTCACGCACCATACATAATTAATCCTTCAAATCCAGATAAGCAAGAATTTGCAATTAATTTCTTAGTACAGGAAATTAAAAGGATGAACTATTTTGGAGCTAAATATTTAGTTTTACATCCAGGCGCTTATACTAAATTTAATCCAGAAAGTGCATTAAATACTTTAATAAAAACTTTAGAAGAAGTTTTAAAACAAACAAATGATGTAGTTATTTGTATTGAAACTATGGCTGGAAAAGGAACAGAAGTTGGTGTAAATTTTGACCAATTAAGTTATTTAATAAGGACTTTGGACAACGAGAGAATTCAAATGTGCTTAGATACTTGTCACATTTGAGATGCTGGCTATAACATAAAAAATTACGACGAATTTAAAGCTGAATTAAAGAAATATGATTTGTTAAAACACATTAAAGTCATTCATTTAAATGATTCAAAAAATGATGTTAATTCCCATAAAGATCGTCATGCAAATATCAACCAAGGTTTTATTGGATTAGAAACATTGGCAAAATTTGTTCATGACAAAGACTTTGATAATGTTCCAATTATTTTAGAAACACCAATTCCGGAGAGTGGATCAATTTACAAAGAAGAAATTACAATTCTTTTAAATTCTAAATAA
- the lpdA gene encoding dihydrolipoyl dehydrogenase: MNAECKGQCASKYEGHIDAEFDVIVVGSGPGGYLAAEEAGKQGLKTLIVEKEFWGGVCLNVGCIPTKTLLKSAEVLETLQHAGEYGIVGNLSDLNIDWAETWSKMHERKYKVVDQLTKGVQMLMRGSKVTMENGEAEFLTPKVIKVNDKVYAGKKIILAMGSYARKLTMLPGFEKAYEEKVALTSREAINYDSNLPKSIVIVGGGVIGVEFAQVFKAAGAKVTILQNTDQILMGVDKDAVKEMTKVLTASGVEIVYNAQTKELNDQKELVYSVNGEEKVVKADAYLIAVGRIPQSRGLKEVGIELGSRGEVIVDDKMRTNVEGVYAIGDLTGQSMLAHVAYQHAIVAVEDILGMDASYKNKPIPGCIYTHPEISFTGLTEEQAKEKGYDAFSAKYSFSFLGKAIAAKATTGFAKLVVDKKDGKILGGHIIGPNSTDYISEIVLAIEKGVTVFDLAHTIHPHPTFSEIIWECARSAALKLHLEHKK, translated from the coding sequence ATGAACGCAGAATGCAAAGGTCAATGTGCAAGTAAGTATGAAGGACACATTGATGCAGAATTTGATGTTATTGTTGTTGGATCAGGTCCAGGAGGATATTTAGCTGCTGAAGAAGCTGGAAAACAAGGTTTAAAAACTTTAATTGTTGAGAAAGAATTCTGAGGTGGAGTTTGTTTAAATGTTGGATGTATTCCAACTAAAACTTTACTTAAATCAGCTGAAGTTCTTGAAACCTTACAACACGCAGGAGAATATGGTATCGTTGGTAATTTAAGCGATTTAAACATTGATTGAGCAGAAACTTGATCAAAAATGCACGAAAGAAAATACAAAGTTGTTGACCAACTTACAAAAGGTGTGCAAATGTTAATGAGAGGTTCAAAAGTTACCATGGAAAATGGTGAAGCAGAATTTTTAACACCTAAAGTAATTAAAGTTAATGACAAAGTTTATGCAGGTAAAAAAATAATTCTTGCAATGGGAAGTTACGCTCGTAAATTAACCATGCTTCCAGGATTTGAAAAAGCTTATGAAGAAAAAGTTGCTTTAACTTCACGTGAAGCAATTAACTATGATTCAAACTTACCAAAATCAATTGTTATTGTTGGTGGAGGAGTTATTGGTGTTGAATTTGCACAAGTTTTCAAAGCTGCTGGTGCAAAAGTAACTATTTTGCAAAACACAGATCAAATTTTAATGGGTGTTGATAAAGATGCTGTTAAAGAAATGACTAAAGTTTTAACAGCTTCAGGTGTTGAAATCGTTTATAACGCTCAAACAAAAGAATTAAATGACCAAAAAGAGCTTGTTTATAGTGTTAATGGTGAAGAAAAAGTTGTTAAAGCTGATGCTTACTTAATTGCTGTTGGACGTATTCCACAATCAAGAGGACTAAAAGAAGTGGGTATTGAATTAGGTTCTAGAGGTGAAGTTATCGTTGATGATAAAATGAGAACAAATGTTGAAGGTGTTTATGCAATTGGTGACTTAACAGGTCAAAGTATGTTAGCTCACGTTGCTTACCAACACGCAATTGTTGCAGTTGAAGATATTTTAGGTATGGATGCTTCATACAAAAATAAACCAATTCCAGGATGTATTTACACACACCCAGAAATTTCATTTACTGGTTTAACAGAAGAACAAGCCAAAGAAAAAGGATATGATGCATTTTCAGCAAAATATTCATTTAGTTTCTTAGGAAAAGCTATTGCTGCAAAAGCAACTACTGGTTTTGCTAAATTAGTTGTTGATAAAAAAGATGGAAAAATCTTAGGTGGACACATCATTGGACCTAACTCAACAGATTACATTTCAGAAATTGTTTTAGCAATTGAAAAAGGTGTTACAGTGTTTGATTTAGCTCATACAATTCACCCTCATCCAACTTTCTCAGAAATTATTTGAGAATGTGCTAGAAGCGCAGCCTTAAAATTACATTTAGAACATAAAAAATAA